In Sphingomonas profundi, the sequence CTCTCGGGGCCGCAGCCGACCGGGCCGCCGAAGAATGGGGCGTGCGCTCGCGCCTCATCGCAACCGCGGTTCGCCATCTCGGGCCGGAGGCCGCCGTCGAGGCGGCTCGCATGGCAACCTCGATCCGGTCCAATATGCTGGTCGGCTTCGGGCTGACCGGCGACGAGCACCAGCACGAAGTGGGCGAATTCGCAGAGGCTTTCCGTATCGCGCGGGGAGAAGGCTTGCGCGCCACCGCGCACGCTGGCGAGCATAGACCAGCCGAAACGGTGATCGAGGCAATTGAGGCACTCGGCCTCGACCGTGTCGGTCACGGCATCAGGGCCGCGGAGTCACCGGACGTCATGAGGCAGCTGGCCGAAGCCCGAATGCCGCTCGAGGTCTGCCTCGGCAGCAACCTAGCCCTCGGTCTTTATCGCTCGGTTGCGGAGCATCCAGTCCGGAGGCTGGCGGATACCGGCTGCACTATCGTGCTCGGCACCGACGATCCAGGCTTCTTCGGCACGAATCTCGCAACGGAGTACGGCCTCGCCCTTGAGGCCGATCCCCGCCTAGGCATCGAGAAGGTCTCCGCGAACGCCATTGCGGCAGCCTTCTGCGACGAGCAAACTAGGGCGACCCTCACCTGCATGCTCGGGAAACGCTTGCGCAGCGACGCTTGACCCCCAATCCGCTTACCTGAGCCAGACGTCGATGACTGCCCACGTCTTCTTTCAGGCAGCGTGGGCTCGGGCCTGTACGACTGCATTGGGCGCGTCGCCGCCACCGTCATCGCCGGCGAATAATGACATCGTCGCCGAACAGATCGGCATCCGCCAGCATCGCTTTGACCTGCTCGGACCCGGCTGCTTTTTCGATATTATCCATAAACGCTGCGTCGACCTTGGCCACCTGCGCAGGCGACATCGCGTCTATCGATACACGCACATGGCGCGCGCGATCGTTGAAGAAGCCGACGAGCCCAGAAGGCAGCACATATTTGCCAGGGGTAAGATAGCCGTGTTGCGCGTTGACACGTGTCCGTTCCCAGGGACCGCGTCCTTTCCGGATCATGCCGAATAGGGCGAATCGCCCGAGCTTGGCGTAGGTCATCATCGTCTTCGATGTGCCCGCGATGTCCATATCGATATAGCCGGTCAGGTAGCGATTGATGTTGTCAGCCAGATCGCGAACCGTAGTGCTCTCGATAATGTCGAGGGGGAGGAGGTGCTGTTCAAACTTGCCGACCCCGTTTCGACGGCCGTGCAGGAAATCCCGCCAAACCGTCTCTGCTTCAGCAGCGGCACGTTCCTCCTCGAGCGTATATCGATGATCGAGATTAAGTCCCTTAGCGTGTTTGAGCACCCTCCATGAGATCGAGGTACAGAAGCGCAGCAACCAGGGTCCATATTCTACTCGCGTCGTCTCACGCAGGTAAGGGCCAAATATTTTCGATGCGAAAGACTGCTCGTCACGGCTGAGCAATTGCTCACAGCTCTCACAGAGCCAAGGCTTCTTTAGACCATCCTGGACCCGGCGGTTTATATTCTCCGTCGTCCGAATGTGGCCTGTGATCGAGCGTTCGCGCAACCAACGGAAAACGAAAGCGGGCAAGACGTGACTGGTCTTTAGTTCAGCCTCTTGGCGACAGAGTGCGCAGCTTGCCATTGTGCCACGATAGCATCTTGGGCAACGCCATCTAGGGTTGATGTGTGGCAGCGAGCCCACTCGGGTTCTTGGCTCGAACGACAGCTTTCAGGATCGACTGCGCGGGTTCGGAATGACTGCCTATAGGGCGCGTAGCTGCCGCGTCACCGCCAGCCAACGAATGTCCGCTTATCTCGGACATCCGCTCCAAACCGGCCATTCCGCTTACCACCATGAATGCGCGTCCGCATTTCACCAAGATGCTCCTGAATGCGGAACGTCCGCAATCAGCGTGAACGTCCTATGCCGACTGCTCGCCGGCAAGTGCGATGACGGCGTCGGTGAGGATGCTGACCTCCTCGGCAAGCGAGCGCAGCCGGTTGGCCAGTGCGATGCGCTTTGCGGGATCCGAACCAGGCGCCTGACCCTCTGCGGCTGCGACGGCACCGTCTTCAAACCGCGCGGTGAGCAAGTAGAATAGCTGCCGGACGAGATCGTCATGCGGGGCGGTGAGGTCTGCTTCGGCCATGGCGGCACGAAGCGAGCGCACGCCCGCGAAGTCCATATCCAGCTTT encodes:
- the add gene encoding adenosine deaminase, translated to MLVDLHVHLRGTLVRETVLLLAERNAVSIPESILADARYGWHDFASFLKAYDLITSVVKSAADLEVITTSYLKRCAALGGGYVEFMLSPPDLARTGIPFPEQLAALGAAADRAAEEWGVRSRLIATAVRHLGPEAAVEAARMATSIRSNMLVGFGLTGDEHQHEVGEFAEAFRIARGEGLRATAHAGEHRPAETVIEAIEALGLDRVGHGIRAAESPDVMRQLAEARMPLEVCLGSNLALGLYRSVAEHPVRRLADTGCTIVLGTDDPGFFGTNLATEYGLALEADPRLGIEKVSANAIAAAFCDEQTRATLTCMLGKRLRSDA